The genomic interval TGCGGGGCGGCGGTCAGGGCGAGGCCCGCGGCGGCCAGTCCGGAGGCGAGCCGCAGGGCCCGTCGCGAGTTGTGGGCTCTCATCACTTGTCTTCCTGCGTGAAGTGAACGGCCGAGCCGGCGGTGATGACCGACTGGTCGAAGGAGTACTGGAGGGCGTCGTCGCCGGTCTGGTTCTCGATGCCGACGGTCGCGCTCGTGCCGCGGTCGGGGACGGTCTTGAACTGGACGGTCACCGAGCCGGTGGCCTCGTCGAAGACCGCCTCGAAGGTGGCGCGGCCGGCGGTGCCGTCGGCGTAGGCGGCCTTGTTCCACACGATGGCGAAGGAGCGCTTGCCCTTCGAGCCGGTGACCGCCGTCTGCACGGTGGACTTCTTGTCCAGGACCAGGTCGTCCCAGAGGGCGGCGACGGTGCCGTTGGGGCGGGCCGCCGAGGGGAGCGCGGTGTTGGCGTAGTCGCCGATCCGCGGCTCCAGGAAGTCGACCAGGCCGTTCGTGGTCACGGACGCGCTGGTGTACGCGACGCCGTAGTGCTTGACCGGGAAGGGCAGCGCGATCGTCTTGGCGTCCTCGTCACCGGTGAGCGCCACCTCGGTGGTGCCCTTGATCCAGGAGTACGTGGCCGGGGTGCAGGTGTTGCCGTGGGCGTCGGACAGCGCCGGCAGCTTGATCTTGGCGGTCTCGTCGCCGTCCACGGTGAGCGCGCCGTGGTAGGCGCCGTTGCAGAGGACCGGGGCGCTCGGCGTGACGCTCAGGGTGTAGCTGCCGTTGGAGACCTCGGGCAGCGTGAAGGCGCCGCTGGTGTCGGTCTTCACGGGCGCGACCGGGGAGCCGTCGACGGCGACCGTGGCCTTGGCGAGCGGCCGGCCCTGGACGTCGTAGACGGTGCCGGAGACCTTGTGCGAGTCGACCGCGTCGAGCGTGAAGTCCTGGGTCAGGGCCTGGCCCTTGGTGACCTGGATGCCGGTGACGGTCTTCGGCGCGTAGCCGTAGCCGCTCAGGGCGAAGGAGTACGTGCCCTCGGCCAGCGTGAGGCGGTAGGCGCCGCCCGCGACGGTGTTGACGATGCGGGAGGTGCCGGCGGCGTCGGTGGCCTTGATGTTCAGGCCGGTCAGCGCCTTGCCGGTGGCGGCGTCGGTGACCGTGCCGGTGACGGTGGCCGCGGTGTGCGGGGCCTTGTCGACGGAGGCGAGGATGTCGAGCTTGCCCTCGCCCCAGACGTTGTTGGCTCCGGCGGTGCCGCCGCAGTGCGTGTCGTCCACGTCGATCGCGCCCTCGTCGAGCAGCGCGCGGGTGCCGTCGATGTCACCGATCAGCGAGGGGGCGGCGGACCAGAGCAGGGCCACGGCGCCGGCGACGTGCGGGGTCGCCATCGACGTACCGGAGATGGTGTTGTACGAGCTGCCCGGCCAGGTGGAGCGGACGTCGACGCCGGGCGCCGAGATGTTCGGCTTCTGCGAACCGTCGACGAGCGAGGGGCCGAATCCGGAGAAGTTCGCGATCTTGCCCTTGGAGTCGTAGGCCCCTACGCCGTAGGACGTGACCTGCGAGCCCGGCGGGTGGGTCGTGGAGCAGGTGACACCGTCACCGTCGTTGCCGGCGGCGAACGCCTCGAAGATGCCGGCGGAGTTCCATGCCTTGACGACGTCCTGGTAGAAGGTCGTCGTGGTGTCGTCGGAGCCCCACGAGTTGTTGACGATGTTCGGCGCGAGGTCCGGGCGCGGGTTCTGCCCGTTGTGGTCGGTCGGCGCGAGAATCCACTGGCCGGCCAGCAGCAGGGTGGAGTCGTCGCACAGGTCCGACTGGCAGCCCTTGGCCGCGATCCACGTCGCGTTCGGGGCGACGCCGACGCCGCCCTTGCCGACCATGGTGCCCATGGTGTGGGTGCCGTGGCCGTTGTTGTCGCAGGGGGCGCTCGTGGGGCACTGACCGCTGGCGTCGTACCAGTTGTAGTCGTGCGTGAAGGAGCCGTCCCCGTTGTTGCCCCGGTAGTTGCCGACCAGGTCCGGGTGGTCGTACTGGACGCCGGAGTCGACGTTGGCGATGACGATGCCCTCGCCGCGGTCCCGGTAGTCGTCCCAGACCCGGTCGGCCTTGATGTCCTTGACGCCCCACTCGGGGGTGGCTTCCTCGGCCGTCGCGGCCTCGGTGGCGGCCTTCAGCGCGGCCTTCGTCTCGGCCGCGGTGGGCTTCGACCCGCTGTCGTCCAGCTTGTAGTGCTGCTCCTTGACGATGCGCTCGACGTCCGAGCGCTTCGCGAGCCGCTCCACGAGGTCCTGGTCCCCCGTGACCTTGACCGCGTTGGCGATCCAGAAGTCCTGGTGGCCCACCTTCTCCTTGTCGAGGAAGGTGTTGAGGGACTGCTGGCTCTTGTGGGCCTTCGCCTTCAGCTCGTCGAACGCCGACTTCGCCCGCGCGGCGTGGCCGTGCTTGCGCTGGGCGGTCGTGAGGTCGGCCTTGTCCTTGAGGACGACGAAGAACGACGTCTCGCCGCCCTTGTCCACGGCCTTGAGCAGGGCGGAGTCGACCTGGGCGGTCGGGCCGTCGGCGGCGGCCGCGGACGGGGGGCCGATCAGCAGGCCCGTGACGGTGAGCGCTGCTGCCGCCCAAGCAGCGGTTCTCCGCCGGGGCGATCGGGACAGGTGCATCAAGATGCTCCTCCAGGAACGGTACGGGGGAGCCCGCACGCTAGGAGGGCGGCGTTACTCGG from Streptomyces drozdowiczii carries:
- a CDS encoding S8 family serine peptidase yields the protein MHLSRSPRRRTAAWAAAALTVTGLLIGPPSAAAADGPTAQVDSALLKAVDKGGETSFFVVLKDKADLTTAQRKHGHAARAKSAFDELKAKAHKSQQSLNTFLDKEKVGHQDFWIANAVKVTGDQDLVERLAKRSDVERIVKEQHYKLDDSGSKPTAAETKAALKAATEAATAEEATPEWGVKDIKADRVWDDYRDRGEGIVIANVDSGVQYDHPDLVGNYRGNNGDGSFTHDYNWYDASGQCPTSAPCDNNGHGTHTMGTMVGKGGVGVAPNATWIAAKGCQSDLCDDSTLLLAGQWILAPTDHNGQNPRPDLAPNIVNNSWGSDDTTTTFYQDVVKAWNSAGIFEAFAAGNDGDGVTCSTTHPPGSQVTSYGVGAYDSKGKIANFSGFGPSLVDGSQKPNISAPGVDVRSTWPGSSYNTISGTSMATPHVAGAVALLWSAAPSLIGDIDGTRALLDEGAIDVDDTHCGGTAGANNVWGEGKLDILASVDKAPHTAATVTGTVTDAATGKALTGLNIKATDAAGTSRIVNTVAGGAYRLTLAEGTYSFALSGYGYAPKTVTGIQVTKGQALTQDFTLDAVDSHKVSGTVYDVQGRPLAKATVAVDGSPVAPVKTDTSGAFTLPEVSNGSYTLSVTPSAPVLCNGAYHGALTVDGDETAKIKLPALSDAHGNTCTPATYSWIKGTTEVALTGDEDAKTIALPFPVKHYGVAYTSASVTTNGLVDFLEPRIGDYANTALPSAARPNGTVAALWDDLVLDKKSTVQTAVTGSKGKRSFAIVWNKAAYADGTAGRATFEAVFDEATGSVTVQFKTVPDRGTSATVGIENQTGDDALQYSFDQSVITAGSAVHFTQEDK